The following proteins are co-located in the Papaver somniferum cultivar HN1 unplaced genomic scaffold, ASM357369v1 unplaced-scaffold_128, whole genome shotgun sequence genome:
- the LOC113331990 gene encoding isoamylase 3, chloroplastic-like, whose translation MDALLYSHQQHGSKILLVQSPTHTKFHHSVTLSAGSFGLLSMGLRSSKSLFGIKRDKLNSSSEVTDRIKHKVASVYDRRFQETVIQEEAPQMSDINPSYKVSSGEAYPLGASEVEKGINFSLFSEHASAVTLCLLVLERGKLGDLDTGLVEITLDPHLNKTGDIWHICVEDLPQSGVLYGYRVDGPREWQQGHRFDNSIVLVDPYTKLVEGRRVFGDGSHKLSKFLGTYDFTSLPFDWGNNYQLPNTLEKDLVIYVMNVRAFTADESSGLEPNIRGSYLGLIKKIPHLLDLGVNAVELLPVFEFDEFELQRRSNPRDHMINTWGYSTINFFAPMSRYASAGGGPTAASQEFKQMVKALHDAGIEVILDVVYNHTNEADDTYPYTTSFRGIDNKVYYMLDGNGQLLNFSGCGNTLNCNHPVVMDLVLDSLRHWVTEYHIDGFRFDLASVLCRDTDGSPLNAPPLIRAIAKDAILSRSKIIAEPWDCGGLYLVGSFPNWDRWAEWNGKYRDDLRRFIKGDSGMKGSFATRVSGSADLYRVNKRKPYHGINFIIAHDGFTLYDLVSYNNKHNDANGEGGNDGCNDNVSWNCGYEGETADVNIKALRSRQMKNFHLALMISQGTPMMLMGDEYGHTREGNNNSYGHDNAMNNFQWHQLDARKKNHFRFFAESIKFRRKHSVLGRDQFLEKNDVTWHEDNWDNHESKFLAFTIHERDHGADIYVAFNAHDYFVKALIPSPPPNRRWLRVVDTNLESPDDFVPEGIPFTGDTYNVAPYSSILFEAKP comes from the exons atgGATGCTTTGCTTTACTCACATCAACAGCATGGAAGTAAGATTCTACTTGTTCAGTCACCTACACACACCAAATTCCACCATTCCGTTACTTTATCAGCCGGGAGTTTCGGCTTGCTCTCAATGGG ATTGAGATCAAGTAAATCTTTGTTTGGTATCAAGAGAGACAAACTCAACAGTAGTAGTGAG GTTACTGACCGGATCAAACATAAGGTTGCAAGCGTTTACGATCGCCGTTTTCAAGAAACCGTAATCCAG GAAGAAGCTCCTCAAATGTCTGATATCAACCCATCATATAAAGTCTCGTCAGGCGAGGCATATCCTTTGGGAGCATCAGAAGTGGAAAAGGGGATCAACTTTTCCCTCTTTTCAGAACATGCATCTGCTGTCACTCTTTGCTTATTGGTTTTAGAGAG GGGTAAGCTTGGTGATCTAGATACTGGTCTGGTGGAGATAACATTGGACCCTCACCTCAACAAGACAGGAGATATATGGCACATATGTGTGGAG GATCTTCCTCAATCTGGAGTTCTTTATGGTTATCGCGTCGATGGACCACGAGAGTGGCAGCAGGGGCATCGGTTTGACAACAGTATTGTTCTTGTAGATCCTTACACAAAGCTAGTTGAGGGTCGGAGGGTGTTTGGAGATGGTAGTCATAAGCTATCTAAATTTCTTGGAACATATGATTTTACAAGCTTACCTTTTGACTGGGGAAACAACTACCAGCTGCCAAATACACTAGAG AAAGATCTTGTTATATACGTAATGAATGTCCGTGCATTTACTGCTGATGAATCAAGTGGTCTTGAGCCAAACATCCGTGGTAGTTACCTTGGTTTGATCAAGAAG ATTCCACATCTTCTGGATCTTGGAGTCAACGCTGTGGAATTGTTGCCTGTATTTGAGTTTGATGAGTTTGAGCTTCAGAGGCGTTCGAACCCACGAGATCATATG ATCAACACGTGGGGTTACTCTACTATAAACTTTTTTGCTCCCATGAGCCGCTATGCCAGTGCTGGTGGGGGACCTACTGCTGCTTCTCAGGAGTTCAAACAAATGGTGAAAGCCTTGCATGATGCAGGAATTGAG GTTATATTGGATGTTGTCTATAACCATACTAACGAAGCTGATGATACCTACCCTTACACTACATCTTTTCGCGGCATAGACAATAAG GTATATTACATGTTAGATGGCAACGGTCAGCTGCTCAATTTCTCTGGATGTG GAAATACCTTAAACTGCAACCATCCTGTGGTTATGGATCTTGTACTTGATAGTCTGAGGCACTG GGTCACCGAGTATCACATTGATGGATTTCGCTTTGACCTTGCAAGTGTGCTTTGCCGAGATACTGATGGTTCTCCACTTAACGCTCCTCCTCTTATTAGG GCTATTGCCaaagatgctattttatctagGAGCAAAATTATTGCAGAGCCCTGGGATTGTGGCGGTCTGTATCTTGTTGGCAGCTTCCCCAACTGGGATAG GTGGGCTGAATGGAACGGAAAATATCGAGATGATCTTCGAAGATTTATAAAG GGTGACTCCGGAATGAAGGGGAGTTTTGCTACTCGAGTGTCTGGATCTGCTGATTTATACAGA GTAAACAAGCGCAAACCTTACCATGGTATTAATTTCATCATTGCACATGATGGTTTCACTCTGTATGATCTTGTATCCTACAATAACAAG CACAATGATGCTAATGGAGAAGGTGGGAATGATGGATGCAATGATAATGTTAGTTGGAATTGTGGATATGAAG GAGAAACTGCTGATGTGAACATTAAAGCTCTGCGGTCCCGACAAATGAAAAACTTCCATTTGGCTCTAATGATCTCACAG GGGACTCCAATGATGCTGATGGGAGATGAATACGGCCACACACGGGAGGGCAATAACAACAGTTATGGACATGATAATGCAATGAATAATTTTCAGTGGCACCAG CTTGATGCCAGGAAAAAGAATCACTTTAGGTTCTTTGCAGAGTCGATAAAGTTTCGCCGAAAACATTCTGTATTGGGACGCGACCAATTTCTTGAAAAG AATGATGTTACCTGGCATGAGGATAACTGGGACAACCATGAGAGCAAGTTCCTCGCATTTAC GATCCATGAAAGGGATCATGGGGCTGATATTTACGTAGCATTTAATGCACATGATTATTTTGTTAAAGCTCTTATACCTTCACCTCCTCCTAATAGGCGATGGCTCAGAGTG GTGGACACCAATCTTGAATCTCCAGATGACTTCGTTCCTGAAGGAATTCCATTTACTGGAGATACCTATAATGTTGCACCCTATTCATCAATTCTTTTTGAAGCCAAGCCGTGA